TAAAGAGCAATTTAAATAGGATATTTCTGATATAAAATCATGGCTGGATCCAACAATTAGAGATCCTGACCTTAGGTTCAGTGCTTTTCTGCTTCAGAGAACTCGGTTGCGATGGCTTAAATGGAGTTCCAGGAGTTCTTTGATCAGCTACTTTGTTGAAGACTTCAGTATACTTCTGGCCTGATGCTGGATCGTTCTCATCCCATCCCGCGAAAGGTGGCACAAATACATAATGGTGGTCAGGCTGCCAGCCAAAGAAACAGCATTACCTTCCTGCTCATCTCTGCATATGCTTCTCAGACTACTTCATCAGTAAAGACAACACTTACTGTTGCATTTGCTCGATCGCAGAGGTTTCTTCTGATTCTTCCTGGAGTGACTTCTGATGCTATTCTACCCTGAAACCTCTTCTGGTTGTCACCAAAAATTGCTCGATTTGCGGGGGATTTGCGCACGGGGGGTGTCGCGGTTCGGCGAAAATTACCACCATTAATCTTCAGAGGATTTGCATCCTTGGGTTTTGTGGTATC
The window above is part of the Musa acuminata AAA Group cultivar baxijiao chromosome BXJ2-6, Cavendish_Baxijiao_AAA, whole genome shotgun sequence genome. Proteins encoded here:
- the LOC135614447 gene encoding RPM1-interacting protein 4-like isoform X1, which produces MQNFHVTRSNTRKTTCKARPNRRSSTQQAQVPQFGNWETAQDFPHTQCFDHAWRRKSGRNATNPIGPNESSEAHAKATSTTESIADTTKPKDANPLKINGGNFRRTATPPVRKSPANRAIFGDNQKRFQGRIASEVTPGRIRRNLCDRANATPDHHYVFVPPFAGWDENDPASGQKYTEVFNKVADQRTPGTPFKPSQPSSLKQKSTEPKGCGCLSWIF
- the LOC135614447 gene encoding RPM1-interacting protein 4-like isoform X2; its protein translation is MAQQAQVPQFGNWETAQDFPHTQCFDHAWRRKSGRNATNPIGPNESSEAHAKATSTTESIADTTKPKDANPLKINGGNFRRTATPPVRKSPANRAIFGDNQKRFQGRIASEVTPGRIRRNLCDRANATPDHHYVFVPPFAGWDENDPASGQKYTEVFNKVADQRTPGTPFKPSQPSSLKQKSTEPKGCGCLSWIF